AATGATCTATTAGTTCGAGAATTAATTGCTCTGGCAAATTTCCCTCAAGCTGAACAGTATTCCAATGCATTTTATTCATATGATATCCGGGAATAATTTCTGAATATTGTTCTCTTAATTCTATTGCTCTTTCTGGATTGCATTTTAAGTTTAAACCAAAATTATTATCTAAACTCATAAGTGCAAATATTTTTCCTGCTACTTTAAAAACAAGTGTAGAATCGTCAAATGGCAGACTTTCAGTTACTGCTTTTTTACCTAAACAATATTCTCTGATTGATTCAATGTTAATCATAATGCTCTGTTTGGTAAAGATAAAACAAAATAATATTTATAGAGCAAATTAATATTTAAATTTTTAACGAGTTAATTTATATCCATTTTCAACTCCTTTTTTTATTGCAGGAATACCTTTCTCCATCCATTCTGGTGCTGGAGATCCCTTAAGATAATGATCGAAAAACTGTTGCATTCGTATTGTTAAATCCAACATATTTGATCGTTTACCAAGATTGTGTTCATCTCCGTTATAATTCAAGAGCCATACAGGTTTATCAAGTCTTCTAAGAGCAGAATAATACTCTATCCCCTGATACCATGGAACAGCACCATCGCCATCATTTGACATAATAAGTAATGGAGTTTTCACATTTGGAGCACCAAATAATGGTGAATTCTCAATATATAAACTTAAACTATCCCATAAAGTTGCACCAATACGACTTTGCCCTTTTTCATATTGAAACATTCTGCTTTGCCCGGATTCCCATCTTATACCACCATATGCACTAGTCATATTGCTAACAGGAGCGCCTGCCATTGCAGCAGCAAACATTGTATCAGTCATGGTCACAAGTTGTGCAATCTGATATCCTCCCCAGCTCTGACCTTGCAAAGCCAGATGTTTTGAATCTACCCATGAATTTTTACTTAATTCCTTAATACCCGAAATAATACAGTTGTAAGCATCTTTTCCGGGATGACCGATTCCATATTTAACATCAGGCACAAATATTAAGTATCCGTTACTGGTATAATAAGTAAAGTTAATTACAGAGCGGCTTGGACGTGGGCTCGAATGTTTAAATAATTCATTTGAATGGCGTTCATAGAAATATGAAATCATCGGATATTTTTTTGAGGGATCAAAATTCTCAGGTTTATATAACAATCCTTCTAATTCTTTGCCATCAAAAGATCTCCACTTCACCTGCTCTACACTTCCCCA
The nucleotide sequence above comes from Bacteroidia bacterium. Encoded proteins:
- a CDS encoding MmcQ/YjbR family DNA-binding protein, with protein sequence MNIESIREYCLGKKAVTESLPFDDSTLVFKVAGKIFALMSLDNNFGLNLKCNPERAIELREQYSEIIPGYHMNKMHWNTVQLEGNLPEQLILELIDHSYEIVVNGLSLKIRKEQKLA